Proteins found in one Miscanthus floridulus cultivar M001 chromosome 4, ASM1932011v1, whole genome shotgun sequence genomic segment:
- the LOC136552678 gene encoding uncharacterized protein: MMAGEEGPLKRCITGGTTAEGEVSASEDHLLKPCNPERKVEAATAEAAEAGQSSGEKDEKEEKALEKKMTRLPQEEVDWILGREFRAPRDFEALRRSNPDLTPPADEEMDESTKLFYDVARIFYDGQESFFKFQDEVRQQYEEKHYVEVDEEYLADRAYNRAMISETRQEVCGGRAYSDNDDDECTYYSDTDDESVFTLQ; the protein is encoded by the coding sequence ATGATGGCCGGCGAAGAGGGTCCGTTGAAGCGTTGCATCACCGGAGGTACGACGGCGGAGGGAGAAGTGTCTGCTTCGGAGGATCATCTGCTGAAGCCGTGCAACCCCGAGAGGAAGGTGGAGGCAGCGACGGCTGAGGCTGCGGAAGCTGGCCAGAGCTCTGgagaaaaggatgagaaagaagaaaaggCTCTGGAGAAAAAGATGACAAGGCTGCCGCAGGAGGAGGTCGACTGGATCCTCGGCCGGGAGTTTCGCGCCCCGAGGGACTTCGAGGCCCTGAGGCGCAGCAACCCCGACCTGACGCCGCCGGCAGATGAGGAGATGGACGAGTCCACCAAGCTCTTTTACGACGTGGCCAGAATCTTCTACGATGGGCAAGAGAGCTTCTTCAAGTTCCAGGACGAGGTCCGCCAGCAGTACGAGGAGAAGCACTATGTCGAGGTCGATGAGGAATACCTCGCGGACAGGGCGTACAACCGAGCGATGATCTCCGAAACACGGCAGGAAGTCTGCGGCGGTCGTGCCTACTCAGATAACGACGACGATGAATGTACCTACTACTCAG